Proteins encoded within one genomic window of Streptomyces sp. NBC_00523:
- a CDS encoding polysaccharide deacetylase family protein, which translates to METTAPGSARDDAASDAKAPMGPVDCRKAKCIALTFDAGPAEDTPHLLDILKEKKVHATFFLLGKNHVKKHPETVRRLAAEGHEIANHTWSHKILTDRKPAEIRAELEKTQNAIADITGKKPRLMRPPQGRTDDTISGICKDLGLSQILWSATAKDYSTTDSALIKKRIVDQASKDGIILLHDIYKGTVPAVPGIIDTLKKQGYTFVTVPQLMAPAEPVPGTIYRP; encoded by the coding sequence ATGGAGACCACCGCGCCCGGCTCGGCCCGCGACGACGCCGCTTCGGACGCCAAGGCGCCGATGGGCCCGGTGGACTGCCGCAAGGCCAAGTGCATCGCCCTGACCTTCGACGCGGGCCCGGCCGAGGACACGCCGCATCTGCTGGACATCCTCAAGGAGAAGAAGGTCCACGCGACGTTCTTCCTGCTCGGCAAGAACCACGTCAAGAAGCACCCGGAGACCGTGCGGCGGCTCGCGGCCGAGGGCCACGAGATCGCCAACCACACCTGGTCGCACAAGATCCTGACCGACCGGAAGCCGGCCGAGATACGCGCCGAGCTGGAGAAGACGCAGAACGCCATCGCGGACATCACCGGCAAGAAGCCCCGGCTGATGCGCCCGCCGCAGGGCCGCACCGACGACACGATCTCCGGCATCTGCAAGGACCTCGGGCTCTCCCAGATCCTGTGGAGCGCCACCGCCAAGGACTACTCGACCACCGATTCCGCGCTGATCAAGAAGCGGATAGTCGACCAGGCGAGCAAGGACGGCATCATCCTGCTGCACGACATCTACAAGGGCACCGTGCCCGCCGTGCCCGGGATCATCGACACCCTGAAGAAGCAGGGCTACACCTTCGTGACGGTCCCCCAGCTGATGGCCCCCGCCGAGCCCGTCCCGGGCACGATCTACCGCCCGTAG
- a CDS encoding lysozyme, translating to MPVHRSGSTKSRRSRFAAAGTLLAALSLLIALPGASNAAGGDPTAPARGTATMGMGVIAHDGKGGLPVEGRAAQTEGVDVASYQGNVAWSTLWNSGVKWAYTKATEGTYYTNPYFAQQYNGSYNVGMIRGAYHFATPDTTSGAVQANYFVDHGGGWSKDGKTLPGVLDIEWNPYGAQCYGKTAAQMVSWIRDFVNTYKARTGRDAVIYTATSWWKDCTGNNGGFATTNPLWVARYNTTVGELPAGWGFYTIWQYTSSGPTVGDHNHFNGALDRVQALANG from the coding sequence ATGCCCGTGCACAGATCCGGCTCCACGAAGTCCCGCCGCTCGCGCTTCGCCGCGGCCGGCACGCTGCTCGCAGCCCTCTCCCTCCTCATCGCGCTCCCCGGCGCCTCGAACGCGGCGGGCGGCGACCCCACCGCACCCGCGCGCGGCACCGCCACCATGGGCATGGGCGTCATCGCCCACGACGGCAAGGGCGGCCTGCCCGTCGAGGGCCGCGCCGCCCAGACCGAGGGCGTCGACGTGGCCAGCTACCAGGGCAACGTCGCCTGGTCGACGCTCTGGAACAGCGGCGTGAAGTGGGCCTACACCAAGGCCACCGAGGGGACGTACTACACGAACCCCTACTTCGCGCAGCAGTACAACGGCTCGTACAACGTCGGGATGATCCGCGGCGCGTACCACTTCGCCACGCCCGACACCACGAGCGGCGCCGTCCAGGCCAACTACTTCGTGGACCACGGGGGCGGCTGGTCCAAGGACGGCAAGACCCTGCCGGGCGTGCTCGACATCGAGTGGAACCCGTACGGCGCGCAGTGCTACGGCAAGACCGCGGCCCAGATGGTGTCGTGGATCCGCGACTTCGTGAACACCTACAAGGCGCGCACCGGGCGCGACGCGGTGATATACACCGCGACCAGCTGGTGGAAGGACTGCACCGGCAACAACGGCGGCTTCGCGACCACCAACCCGCTGTGGGTGGCCCGCTACAACACCACGGTCGGCGAGCTCCCGGCCGGCTGGGGCTTCTACACGATCTGGCAGTACACGTCCTCCGGTCCGACAGTGGGCGACCACAACCACTTCAACGGCGCCCTCGACCGCGTACAGGCACTCGCCAACGGATAG
- a CDS encoding MarR family winged helix-turn-helix transcriptional regulator: MHGSESGREPSTAGGSGVDHEFLSLELELAVFLRRARANSGEMAREVHPELEAAAYGLFVRLESAGRQRATDLAAYFGVGKATMSRQLRALETLGLVAREPDPADGRAFLVHLTEEGLARFRSVRDARRDRYVRKLADWDRAEVAELARLLHQLNASAED; the protein is encoded by the coding sequence GTGCACGGGAGCGAAAGCGGACGTGAACCCAGCACTGCCGGGGGAAGTGGTGTGGACCACGAATTCCTGTCCCTGGAGCTGGAGTTGGCCGTCTTTCTGCGCCGGGCGCGGGCCAATTCCGGCGAGATGGCGCGCGAGGTGCACCCCGAACTGGAGGCGGCCGCCTACGGCCTCTTCGTACGCCTGGAATCCGCGGGCCGGCAGCGGGCCACCGATCTCGCCGCCTACTTCGGCGTCGGCAAGGCCACCATGAGCCGCCAGCTCCGCGCCCTGGAGACGCTCGGCCTCGTCGCGCGCGAGCCCGACCCCGCCGACGGGCGGGCGTTTCTCGTGCACCTCACCGAGGAAGGGCTCGCCCGCTTCCGGAGCGTCCGTGACGCCCGCCGCGACCGCTACGTCCGCAAGCTGGCCGACTGGGACCGCGCCGAGGTCGCGGAACTCGCCCGCCTGCTGCACCAGCTGAACGCCAGCGCCGAGGACTGA
- a CDS encoding sensor histidine kinase: MQKKRPRSKGGSNSGSEAAPTTQAEGGRRVRVRSRLVAGVAVVGITAIAAGTPAVLAASSDLTDSQHLVTLAELNQQAISLAHSLADERDEVTVYIAGGREGEPGNRGARVDQQVDEIREAAPADLLRDLSTIPSLRRDAISGKGTALEAHRAYSEVIAKLHGLADELARSTPPRAADATRTPQALGRATEEASAARGLLLAALAVPRPEPAPPRIDPFTGLPVQSEDEGETKEDRTRNALSAAAQQARVGELSALADFDQSAGATARDKLSSTVTGPEVNSAEKYLAELTDRPELSDSDLKVSDKKVAAALAARVDRMRSVESALGTAQVRGLEQLRDDDVTALELRIALLGACFLVAVAVSTAVARTLTQPLAVLRIGAARLAAEPATAEPVRYTGRNDEFAQTVRSINALHGRLQELLQQFNVRFESLETERAELLAGREALTVQRAELQVHAADLTAQLEKLKNTVHHTFVNLSLRTLGLVERQLGVIESLEEREQDPERLGTLFKLDHMATVMRRHSENMLVLAGADHGHGHPGPIPLVDVLRAAVSEIERYERVTIQSLPPHAQVAGFAADDLSHLVAELLENATSFSPPDSHVQLSGWLLESGEVMLSVQDEGIGMSSVRMGELNTRLADPALFEAGEQNADGAGLGLQVTSLLAARHGVRVELREQKGSGVTAVVVLPEALLPKALPAATPPPVTAPGDAPTLNLPGSVAEANSNTLPGRTASTSDDPMIAAAERALAGAAKPPVAPEAPVTPEAVEAPEAPVAAEAPEAPAVPEADEAPAAATPAAAPEPEPAPEPEAETDPERTLQVRLPRPPKPADADPYAIGPDRHERAADEAPAPVATEAPAPTDTVPAPRRPEADPVTDKGLPKRTPKVVRPAGAPVAERRGSVDKEALRRRLGGFQQGARDGRRDVEAELAEGASPTRTEHAEPAGRSDGRTGETGDTVEEARS, from the coding sequence GTGCAGAAGAAGCGGCCTCGGAGCAAGGGCGGCAGCAACAGCGGTTCCGAGGCGGCGCCGACGACCCAGGCCGAGGGCGGTCGCCGTGTGCGCGTCCGCAGCCGGCTGGTCGCGGGCGTCGCCGTCGTCGGGATCACCGCCATAGCGGCGGGGACACCGGCCGTGCTCGCCGCCTCGTCCGACCTCACCGACTCGCAGCACCTGGTCACCCTCGCCGAGCTGAACCAGCAGGCGATCTCCCTGGCCCACTCCCTCGCCGACGAGCGCGACGAGGTCACCGTCTACATCGCGGGCGGCCGGGAGGGCGAGCCGGGCAACCGGGGCGCCCGCGTCGACCAGCAGGTGGACGAGATCCGCGAGGCGGCCCCGGCCGACCTCCTGCGCGACCTCTCCACCATCCCGTCCCTGCGCCGCGACGCGATCAGCGGCAAGGGCACGGCCCTGGAGGCCCACCGGGCGTACTCCGAGGTCATCGCCAAACTCCACGGCCTCGCCGACGAGCTCGCCCGCTCCACCCCGCCGCGCGCCGCCGACGCCACCCGCACCCCGCAGGCGCTCGGCCGGGCCACCGAGGAGGCGTCGGCCGCCCGGGGGCTGCTGCTCGCCGCGCTCGCCGTGCCCCGCCCGGAGCCGGCACCGCCGCGCATCGACCCGTTCACCGGGCTGCCCGTGCAGAGCGAGGACGAGGGCGAGACCAAGGAGGACCGCACCCGGAACGCGCTGAGCGCCGCTGCCCAGCAGGCCCGGGTCGGCGAACTCTCCGCGCTCGCCGACTTCGACCAGTCCGCCGGCGCCACCGCCCGCGACAAGCTGTCCTCCACCGTCACCGGGCCCGAGGTCAACAGCGCCGAGAAGTACCTCGCCGAGCTGACCGACCGCCCCGAGCTGTCCGACTCCGACCTGAAGGTCAGCGACAAGAAGGTCGCCGCGGCCCTCGCCGCCCGCGTGGACCGGATGCGCTCCGTGGAGTCCGCGCTCGGCACCGCCCAGGTCCGGGGCCTCGAACAGCTCCGCGACGACGACGTCACCGCCCTCGAACTGCGCATCGCGCTCCTCGGCGCCTGCTTCCTCGTCGCGGTCGCCGTCTCCACCGCCGTCGCCCGCACCCTCACCCAGCCGCTGGCCGTCCTCCGGATCGGCGCCGCCCGCCTCGCCGCCGAACCCGCCACCGCCGAACCGGTCCGCTACACCGGCCGCAACGACGAGTTCGCCCAGACCGTCCGCTCCATCAACGCCCTCCACGGCCGCCTCCAGGAGCTGCTCCAGCAGTTCAACGTGCGCTTCGAGAGCCTGGAGACCGAGCGCGCCGAACTGCTCGCCGGACGCGAGGCGCTCACCGTGCAGCGCGCCGAACTCCAGGTGCACGCGGCGGACCTGACGGCCCAGCTGGAGAAGCTGAAGAACACCGTCCACCACACCTTCGTCAACCTCTCGCTGCGCACCCTCGGCCTGGTCGAACGGCAACTCGGCGTCATCGAGTCCCTGGAGGAGCGCGAGCAGGACCCGGAACGGCTCGGCACGCTCTTCAAGCTCGACCACATGGCCACGGTCATGCGCCGCCACAGCGAGAACATGCTGGTCCTCGCGGGCGCGGACCACGGACACGGCCACCCGGGCCCGATCCCACTGGTCGACGTCCTGCGCGCGGCCGTCAGCGAGATCGAGCGGTACGAGCGGGTCACCATCCAGTCCCTGCCGCCGCACGCCCAGGTCGCCGGGTTCGCCGCCGACGACCTCAGCCACCTGGTCGCGGAGCTCCTGGAGAACGCCACCTCGTTCTCCCCGCCCGACTCCCACGTCCAGCTCTCCGGCTGGCTCCTGGAGAGCGGCGAGGTGATGCTCTCCGTCCAGGACGAGGGCATCGGCATGTCGTCCGTGCGGATGGGCGAGCTCAACACCCGCCTGGCCGACCCGGCGCTCTTCGAGGCCGGCGAGCAGAACGCCGACGGGGCCGGGCTCGGCCTCCAGGTGACCTCGCTGCTCGCCGCCCGGCACGGCGTACGCGTGGAGCTGCGCGAGCAGAAGGGGAGCGGGGTGACCGCGGTCGTCGTCCTCCCGGAGGCCCTGCTGCCCAAGGCCCTCCCGGCGGCGACGCCCCCGCCCGTCACCGCCCCGGGCGACGCGCCCACGCTGAACCTGCCGGGCTCGGTGGCCGAGGCCAACTCAAACACCCTGCCGGGGCGCACCGCTTCCACCTCCGACGACCCGATGATCGCGGCAGCGGAACGCGCCCTCGCGGGGGCCGCGAAGCCGCCCGTGGCGCCGGAGGCGCCGGTGACCCCCGAGGCCGTCGAGGCGCCGGAGGCCCCTGTGGCCGCTGAGGCGCCCGAGGCGCCCGCGGTCCCGGAGGCGGATGAGGCCCCCGCAGCCGCCACCCCCGCCGCCGCCCCCGAGCCGGAGCCCGCCCCCGAGCCGGAGGCCGAGACCGACCCCGAGCGCACCCTCCAGGTCCGCCTCCCGCGGCCCCCCAAGCCCGCGGACGCCGACCCGTACGCCATCGGCCCCGACCGCCACGAGCGCGCCGCCGACGAGGCCCCGGCCCCCGTGGCCACCGAGGCCCCCGCGCCGACGGACACCGTGCCCGCGCCTCGTCGGCCCGAGGCCGACCCGGTCACCGACAAGGGGCTGCCCAAGCGGACGCCCAAGGTCGTGCGGCCCGCCGGGGCGCCCGTGGCCGAGCGGCGGGGCAGCGTCGACAAGGAGGCCCTGCGGCGCAGGCTCGGCGGCTTCCAGCAGGGCGCCAGGGACGGCCGCCGCGACGTCGAGGCCGAACTCGCCGAGGGCGCGAGCCCCACACGTACCGAGCACGCCGAGCCGGCAGGCCGTAGCGACGGCCGGACCGGAGAGACGGGGGACACAGTCGAGGAGGCACGCAGTTGA
- a CDS encoding roadblock/LC7 domain-containing protein → MTAPSTFGLSTEARNLHWLLSNLVEEVPGVHSVTVVSSDGLMLLSSDPGHHNAAEPAAPQSGPRGSSADLATIVSGIGSLTVGAAKLMDGGGVKQTMVAMEEGSVFVMSISDGSLLGVHAAPDCDMGVIAYHMALFVGRAGHVLTPELRSELRKSMESAQ, encoded by the coding sequence TTGACTGCGCCCAGCACATTCGGGCTGAGCACCGAGGCCCGGAACCTGCACTGGTTGCTGAGCAATCTCGTGGAGGAGGTGCCAGGGGTCCACTCGGTCACCGTCGTCTCGTCCGACGGGCTGATGCTGCTGTCCTCCGACCCCGGCCACCACAACGCCGCCGAGCCCGCGGCCCCGCAGAGCGGACCGCGCGGTTCCAGCGCCGACCTGGCGACCATCGTCTCCGGCATCGGCAGCCTCACCGTCGGCGCCGCGAAGCTGATGGACGGCGGCGGCGTGAAGCAGACCATGGTCGCCATGGAGGAGGGCAGCGTCTTCGTCATGTCGATCAGCGACGGATCGCTGCTCGGGGTGCACGCCGCCCCCGACTGCGACATGGGCGTCATCGCGTACCACATGGCGCTGTTCGTCGGCCGCGCCGGACACGTACTCACCCCCGAACTCCGCAGTGAGCTGCGCAAATCGATGGAGAGCGCCCAGTGA
- a CDS encoding DUF742 domain-containing protein, with protein MSHAAAGPARKLPVRGAGKRPARVRPYSLTGGRTRFGHVLLVETFVAALEAPEERRELTNGNLATRLMPELRAIVELCRRMRTVAEISALLKMPLGVVRVLLSDLADQGKIRVYGTGHGTGQPDRALLERVLDGLRRL; from the coding sequence GTGAGCCACGCCGCAGCCGGACCCGCCCGCAAACTGCCCGTCCGGGGGGCCGGCAAACGGCCCGCGCGGGTCCGCCCGTACTCGCTGACCGGCGGCCGCACCCGCTTCGGGCACGTCCTGCTGGTGGAGACGTTCGTCGCCGCGCTGGAGGCCCCCGAGGAGCGCCGCGAGCTCACCAACGGCAATCTGGCGACCCGTCTGATGCCGGAGCTCCGGGCCATCGTCGAGCTCTGCCGCCGGATGCGTACCGTCGCCGAGATCTCGGCGCTGCTGAAGATGCCGCTCGGCGTGGTCCGGGTGCTGCTCAGCGACTTGGCCGACCAGGGAAAGATCCGCGTGTACGGGACCGGGCACGGCACCGGCCAGCCCGACCGCGCACTGCTCGAAAGGGTGCTCGATGGACTCCGCCGTCTCTGA
- a CDS encoding GTP-binding protein, with translation MDSAVSESLFAPRQPGPEEQPEEKLQPWQLDRTRAPIATKIVVAGGFGVGKTTFVTAVSEITPLQTEAMMTRASEDTDDLSATPDKATTTVAMDFGRLTLDDDLVLYVFGTPGQQRFWFMWDDLVRGAIGAVVMADTRRLADCFPALDYFESCGLPYIVAVNHFEGTPGFEAEDVREALTVPAHVPIVIMDARNRITVVESLLALVGHALDATPA, from the coding sequence ATGGACTCCGCCGTCTCTGAGTCGCTGTTCGCACCGCGGCAGCCGGGCCCGGAGGAGCAGCCCGAGGAGAAGCTCCAGCCCTGGCAGCTGGACCGCACCCGGGCCCCGATCGCCACGAAGATCGTGGTCGCGGGCGGCTTCGGCGTGGGCAAGACCACGTTCGTGACCGCGGTCTCCGAGATCACGCCGTTGCAGACCGAGGCCATGATGACCCGGGCCAGCGAGGACACCGACGACCTCAGCGCCACCCCGGACAAGGCCACCACGACCGTCGCCATGGACTTCGGCCGGCTCACGCTGGACGACGACCTCGTGCTGTACGTGTTCGGCACCCCGGGCCAGCAGCGGTTCTGGTTCATGTGGGACGACCTGGTGCGCGGCGCGATCGGTGCCGTCGTCATGGCCGACACCCGCCGCCTCGCCGACTGCTTCCCCGCCCTCGACTACTTCGAGAGCTGCGGACTGCCGTACATCGTGGCCGTCAACCACTTCGAGGGGACGCCGGGCTTCGAGGCCGAGGACGTCCGGGAGGCCCTGACCGTACCGGCGCACGTGCCCATAGTGATCATGGACGCGCGCAACAGGATCACGGTGGTCGAGTCCCTGCTGGCCCTCGTCGGCCACGCCCTCGACGCCACCCCGGCCTAG
- a CDS encoding styrene monooxygenase/indole monooxygenase family protein, with amino-acid sequence MRKILIVGAGQSGLQLALGLQSKGYEVTLMSNRTADEIRSGRVMSTQCMFHTALQHERDLQLNFWESQAPRIEGLGVSVAAPDSSRAVDWVGKLDGYAQSVDQRVKMAGWMDTFAQRGGQLVIHGAAVSDLDYFSRTYDLVMVAAGKGELVSMFGRDASRSPFDAPQRALAVAYVHGMGPRPEHPEFDAVRCNLVPGVGELFVMPTLTTSGRADILFWEGVPGGPLDAFQGVKDPSEHLAKTLELMERFTPWEYARATKVELTDANGTLAGRYAPTVRKPVGRLPGGGLVLGVADVVVANDPITGQGSNSASKCAAAYLDAIVEHGDRAFDEAWMQATFDRYWDTAQHVTKWTNAMLGVPPEHVLNLIGAAGQLQPVADRFANGFNDPADFENFFFEPEKADAYLASVAGPAA; translated from the coding sequence ATGCGGAAGATACTGATAGTCGGAGCCGGTCAGTCCGGGCTCCAGCTCGCCCTGGGACTTCAGTCCAAGGGGTACGAAGTCACCCTGATGTCCAACCGCACCGCCGACGAGATCCGCTCCGGGCGGGTCATGTCCACGCAGTGCATGTTCCACACCGCGCTCCAGCACGAGCGGGACCTCCAGCTCAACTTCTGGGAGTCCCAGGCCCCCCGCATCGAGGGCCTCGGCGTCTCGGTCGCCGCCCCCGACTCCTCGCGGGCCGTCGACTGGGTCGGCAAGCTCGACGGATACGCCCAGTCCGTGGACCAGCGCGTCAAGATGGCCGGCTGGATGGACACCTTCGCCCAGCGCGGCGGACAGCTCGTCATCCACGGCGCGGCCGTCTCCGACCTGGACTACTTCTCCCGCACCTACGACCTGGTGATGGTCGCCGCGGGCAAGGGTGAGCTGGTCTCGATGTTCGGCCGGGACGCCTCCCGTTCGCCGTTCGACGCCCCGCAGCGCGCGCTGGCCGTCGCCTACGTCCACGGCATGGGCCCGCGCCCGGAGCACCCGGAGTTCGACGCGGTCCGCTGCAACCTGGTCCCGGGCGTCGGCGAGCTCTTCGTGATGCCGACCCTGACCACCTCCGGCCGCGCCGACATCCTGTTCTGGGAGGGCGTCCCGGGCGGGCCGCTCGACGCGTTCCAGGGCGTCAAGGACCCCTCCGAGCACCTGGCGAAGACCCTGGAGCTGATGGAGCGGTTCACGCCCTGGGAGTACGCCCGCGCCACCAAGGTCGAGCTGACCGACGCCAACGGCACCCTCGCCGGCCGCTACGCCCCCACCGTCCGCAAGCCGGTCGGCCGGCTGCCCGGCGGCGGCCTGGTGCTCGGCGTCGCGGACGTCGTCGTCGCCAACGACCCGATCACCGGCCAGGGCTCCAACTCGGCGTCCAAGTGCGCCGCCGCCTACCTCGACGCGATCGTGGAGCACGGCGACCGCGCGTTCGACGAGGCGTGGATGCAGGCCACGTTCGACCGGTACTGGGACACCGCCCAGCACGTCACCAAGTGGACCAACGCCATGCTCGGCGTCCCGCCGGAGCACGTGCTGAACCTGATCGGCGCCGCCGGACAGCTCCAGCCGGTCGCGGACCGCTTCGCCAACGGCTTCAACGACCCGGCCGACTTCGAGAACTTCTTCTTCGAGCCCGAGAAGGCCGACGCCTACCTCGCCTCGGTGGCGGGCCCGGCCGCCTGA
- a CDS encoding C40 family peptidase encodes MSSGTLVRSLGTAALAAVVVVSPATAVAAPSPPPPAPGAPAAGVAGLLTELQRLYQQAEQATETYNGTTAELKKRAAQAKKLDAALVTARRSLTRGRDAAGQLAREQYQGRSELSAYLRLLLMRDPEAALTQGQVIQRLAAGRMAAVQRLGAAEKRADQLAKESRKVLAEQRTLAARKKKDRDTVRTRLKQVEAKLASLSADQLADVSGLERKNTDQAQSALVASGALSSSRPPTAQGGEAVGYAVRQIGKPYVWGAEGPGSFDCSGLTSQAWASAGRVIPRTSQEQWRQLTRVPMNALRPGDLVVYFPEATHVALYIGNGLVVQAPRPGTSVKVSPVASNPVLGAVRPDPDSTPLASYQGPELPKGATDGSDEGYGASSAPGA; translated from the coding sequence GTGTCGTCGGGCACCCTGGTGCGTTCCCTCGGTACGGCGGCGCTGGCCGCCGTCGTCGTGGTCTCACCCGCCACCGCCGTAGCGGCCCCCTCGCCCCCGCCACCCGCACCCGGCGCTCCGGCCGCCGGGGTCGCCGGGCTGCTGACCGAGTTGCAGCGCCTCTACCAGCAGGCCGAACAGGCCACCGAGACGTACAACGGCACGACGGCCGAGCTGAAGAAGCGGGCCGCGCAGGCGAAGAAGCTCGACGCGGCCCTCGTCACCGCACGCCGCTCGCTGACCAGGGGCCGGGACGCCGCCGGGCAGCTGGCCCGCGAGCAGTACCAGGGCCGGTCCGAGCTCTCCGCGTATCTGCGGCTGCTCCTGATGCGCGACCCCGAGGCCGCCCTGACCCAGGGCCAGGTCATCCAGCGCCTCGCCGCCGGGCGGATGGCGGCCGTGCAGCGGCTCGGCGCGGCCGAGAAGCGGGCGGACCAGCTGGCGAAGGAGTCCCGCAAGGTCCTCGCCGAGCAGCGGACCCTGGCCGCGCGGAAGAAGAAGGACCGCGACACCGTGCGCACCCGGCTGAAACAGGTGGAGGCGAAGCTCGCCTCGCTCAGCGCCGACCAGCTCGCCGACGTCTCGGGGCTGGAGCGGAAGAACACGGACCAGGCCCAGAGCGCCCTGGTGGCCTCCGGCGCGCTCTCCTCGTCCCGCCCGCCGACCGCCCAGGGCGGCGAGGCCGTCGGGTACGCGGTCCGGCAGATCGGCAAGCCGTACGTGTGGGGCGCGGAGGGTCCGGGTTCGTTCGACTGCTCCGGGCTCACCTCGCAGGCGTGGGCGAGCGCCGGCCGCGTCATTCCGCGCACCTCGCAGGAGCAGTGGCGGCAGCTGACCAGGGTCCCGATGAACGCGCTGCGCCCCGGCGACCTGGTGGTCTACTTCCCGGAGGCGACCCATGTGGCGCTGTACATCGGCAACGGCCTGGTGGTGCAGGCGCCCCGCCCCGGCACCAGCGTGAAGGTCTCGCCCGTGGCGTCCAACCCGGTGCTCGGCGCGGTCCGGCCCGACCCGGACAGCACGCCGCTCGCCTCGTACCAGGGCCCGGAACTGCCCAAGGGAGCGACGGACGGTTCGGACGAGGGGTACGGCGCCTCCTCGGCCCCGGGCGCGTGA